The DNA region TGGATAGGGCTTGGGCATATTGACATCCTTCCAGGCCCACCCCTCGGGCAAGCCAGATCAGATGTCACCTACCCGTGCAGCAGTCCCGCCTGCTGTCAGCGCAGGGCATGAGTACGCGCGCCGTCGCTCCGGCGGTGGGGGCGTCCCACATGGCGGTGCACCGCGACCGTGGCGCAGGTGTAACGGAGCGTTACACCTCAGTAGAGCCCATCGCATACATAGACCGCACCACGGGCGAAGTCCTGGACGCCCCTGCCTCGTCTGTCCGAGGTGTGGGCGGCTTCATCTTGCGCCTGGACACGATCCGCGCCAATATATGTACTCACCCCGCCCGGATACGTCTCGCCCCCCTGAGACCCCGGGCGGGGCTTTTTGTGCGCGCCAACACCCCGCAGCGTTGCAGGCGCCGCCGCACCGCTCGCTCGCACATGACAAGACCCCCGGCGTCGATGGTCGCCGGGGTCTCTTTGGTGTGTGTCTCCCCTCAATCGGGACCAGCGCTGGGGCTAGTGCGAGCCGCTGACAATGCTGTCCATGTCGCCTGCCACGTCAAGCAGAATCCGCGCGCACCTTCGCATGGCGTCGGCGTTGGCGAATGCTGCGTGGAAACTGAAGTGCAGTTGCTCGATGATCGGCTCAGGTGCCCCGTGGGGGTCGTTCGGCTGAGCCGCTAACTCGAACATCAACGCCTCGTCGTCGTCGAGCATCGTGCCCGGCTCGGACCCAGAGCCCGGCAAGTAGTAGGCGCGCCCCACTGGAGCAACGAACCAGGGACCGCCGCCGTGTGGTGTGACCGTGCGCTCGAGTCGGCACCGAGGTGACGTCGCAAGAGTCTTTGCGCTGCCCAGGGGGTCAAGTGACCACAGTTTCAAATCCTGTCAACCCGACGGGGTGAAAACTGGTCGGCCGAACGAACTCGCTACGACCACCGCCTTGTGATGGAGGTCGCCGCCGTGTGCTGTGACCGTGCGCTCGATCCGCCGCCCAGGTGAGGAGGCAAGAGTGCTTGCGCGAACCCACTGCTAGAGGTCGGGATCCTCGCCAGCGGCCGCCGAATTGTGTGGTTCTGGCGCTCTGGCGTCGGGGCCGTGCGCCCCCAGGTGCAACTACTACGGTTCGGGGTAAACGAGGCTGATGCGCCACTGCCGCAGCGACTCGAAGTCCGCCCGGAAGAGGTACGACTGGATGCCACCACGATGGACCGTGATGGAGTCCGAGGGGGAAGCCCGGAACGGACACCCCAGGACCCGGAGCGGGGCGGGCACCTAGCGCTGCACTCTGATTAGGTCAGCATGCGCGTTTTTTTAGTCGCGGTCGGACATGGCCTTGATGTCGTTGTGGATCGTCTGCACGGTTACTTCGTGGCGAGCCGCGATTTCCGCCACTGAGAGCCCGTTGGCGCGGAGCCTAGTAACTTCTGCGCGTCTGGCCGCAATTCTGGCCTGCTTCGGGAACTGTGCTGCGACGACTCGACGCGATTGGCTGGCCGAGTACGTGCCGACGGCCCGGACCTGCTGAGGGGCCTTGCCGTTCGCGGCCATGGTCTGTGCCTGGGCTAGGCGCGCGCCGTCGGGGTCTCCGTATTTGCTGAGTGCGATGGTGCGGTGCCGCCCAGATGACTGCTCCGGGCTGAGGACCTCCCAGGAGCGCCTGCCTCGTGCAGACTGCTCGGCAAGGTAAGCAGCGCGGCGTTGCGGTGAGAACTCGCCTGTTCCGTTTCCATGCATCTCGCGCTATGTGAAGCGAGCCACGCTCTTGCCGCAGTCCCCTACGGGGGCTACGCGGCTTCCCTGACACGGAATCGTTAGTGCGTTGGGGTGCTTGCGGCGACTGAACGTATCGGGCATATGCCACGCCCCGTGCCGTCTTGCTCGGGAACGCGACCACCCGGTCCAGGCCTGCTGGATCCAGAATCAGTGGGTGAGGGGTGTGCTGGCTGGTTTGCCGAAGTAGTAACCCTGTCCGCATTCCCATCCCTGGTCGCGCAGGATGTCGGCTTGCATCTGGGTTTCGATGCCTTCGGCGATGCCGGTCAGGTGCATGCCCTTGACCAGACCGTTCACGCCCTGGGTCAGGGCGTTGGCTTGGCTGTTACCGGCGGTGAGGTCGTGGACGAAGCGCAGGTCGAGTTTGACTCCGGTCACGGGCAGTTCCCGTAGCACCGAGATGGAGGAGTATCCGGTGCCGAAGTCGTCCAGGTGGATGCCAATACCGAGTTCGCGTAAGGATGTCAGTGCGGTTCGGGCGCAGCCCACCAGGCTCAGGACGGCGGTCTCGGTGACCTCGATCACGATCCGGGCGGGGTCGACCCGGTGGGCCGCCAGAGTGTCCCGCACGGTGGTGAGCCAGTCCGGCCTGGCCAACTGGACGGCCGAAACGTTGACGCTGACCGGACCGGGCAGGTCCGGATGTTCTGCGAGGAGGGCGCAGACCTGGTCCAGGACTTGGGCTCCGATGGCGGTGATCAGCCCGGTGGTCTCGGCGATTTCGAGGAATTCACCGGGGCTGAGTAGGCCGCGGGTGGGGTGCGCCCAACGTATGAGTGCTTCGTGTCCGACCACGTGGGTGTCGGCCAGGGCCACGATGGGTTGGTAAAACACCACGAACTGATTGGCGGTGATCGCCTCACGTAACTGGTCCTCTATGTTCAGACGGGCCAGAGCCTGGGCGTGCATCGTGTCGTCGAAGAAGTGCCAGCGCGCCCGTCCGTTGGTTTTGGCCCGGGATAGCGCGGAGTCGGCGTCGCGTAGCAGACTCTCGGGCGTCGACGTCGAGGTCGAGGTGGCGATACCGATGGACGCGGTCGGTACGATCCGGTGGCCTCGCACCTGCAGATCGGTGGCGATCGCGGCAGACACCCTCTCGGCGTAGCGTTCCATGTCTTGGATGTTTTGGACGCCCTGCACCACGATGATGAACTCGTCGCCCCCAAAACGTCCAACACGGTCCCCCGCGCGCACAGCGGCCACGATCCGGCCCGCCACCGTGGCCAACACCTCGTCGCCGGCCGCGTGACCCAGCGAATCGTTCACGACCTTAAAGTTGTCCAGGTCCACGAACAGTGCCCCCACCGAACGTCCCTCCCGTTTGGCGATGCGCAGATCGACCTCCAGGATGTCCAGGATCCAAGCCCGGTTGTGTAGCCCGGTCAGCGAGTCGTGGAAAGCCTGGTAAGTCAAAGCCTCCTGAGCCTTGTGCTCGACGGTGATGTCTTCCACCTGGACCATGACCATGTTCGCCTCGCCGTCCTTACCGTGGAGCAGCAACTCCACCCGACGCACCCAGACGGTAGCGCCGTCGGCCCGCACCAGACGCAACGTCGTGACGGCCTTCTCGGTCGATCCGGCGATGACCCGGGCGCGGGCCTGGAGAACTTCTTCGACGTCGTCGGGGTGCACGGCGTCCTGCAGTCGGTGTGCCAGGACGTACGCCTCGTCGTACCCAAGCAGGTCGCACAATGCACGGTTCACGACCTGGATAGAACCGTCCAGGTCGGCCAAGACGATACCAATCGAAGCAGAACCCATCACCGTACGGACCAGATCCTCCGCCGCAACCAGACTCCGCGCGGTCTCGGCCGCCTTCCTCTGCTCGGTCACATCCCGTGTGATCGTGGACGCACCGACGATCGCACCGCCCGCATCATGGATCGGCGAGACGGTGATCGACACCGGGAGTGTGGTTCCGTCCTTGCGGACACGGATGGTCTCATAGTGCCCGCCAGGCTGACCTGCCCCAATCCTGGCCAGGGTGGCGTTTATGTCGCCGGGTCGATCCTCGAGGTTGAAGAGGTCGATAGGCTTGCCGACAGTTTCCTCGCTGGAGTACCCGAACATCCTCTCGGCAGCCGGGTTCCAGTTCATGACGATACCGTCGAGCGTCTTACCAACGATGGCGTCCTCAGAATTCCGGATGATTGCTGCCATCTGCTGGAGTTCCTGTGCTGTCTTGATGCGCTCCGTGATGTCGCGGATGGCCGCTGTGACGAAGAGGCCGTCCTCGGTTTCGATGAAGGACAAACTGACGTCGACGGGGAACTCGGTGCCATCCCGACGCCGTCCAGCCAACTGCAAACCGGTCCCCATGGCCCGAGCCTCCGGGTTGGCAAAGTATCCCGCCCGGTGCGCCAGGTGGCCCTTTCGGGACAACTCCGGCACCAGTATCTCCATGGGCTGACCCACCAGATCGGTGCGGTCGTAGTCGAACAACAACTCCGTCTGGCGATTGACAAACCGGATCACACCCGCCGGACCAATCCCCGCCATCGCATCAGGGGCTGCCTCTAGCAGGCCCTGGAAGTCCAACGGGTTTTGCAACATGCGAATCCTTCCTCTCGCGCAATAGCAAATAGTTCGGATTTCACAAAGTCAGGACAACTCAAGAAACAACCCCGGGTCAACTTTGTGTGATGAATTGCCCTCGACCGCGTCGACCGCCTCAACGCCGACAACGGGCTCTTCACAAAAGGGGGGTGTGCTGAGCACGGCGCGTCTGTCCGGGGTAGGTGGCTTCGTCTTGCGCACGGCCACAAACC from Demequina lutea includes:
- a CDS encoding sensor domain-containing protein codes for the protein MLQNPLDFQGLLEAAPDAMAGIGPAGVIRFVNRQTELLFDYDRTDLVGQPMEILVPELSRKGHLAHRAGYFANPEARAMGTGLQLAGRRRDGTEFPVDVSLSFIETEDGLFVTAAIRDITERIKTAQELQQMAAIIRNSEDAIVGKTLDGIVMNWNPAAERMFGYSSEETVGKPIDLFNLEDRPGDINATLARIGAGQPGGHYETIRVRKDGTTLPVSITVSPIHDAGGAIVGASTITRDVTEQRKAAETARSLVAAEDLVRTVMGSASIGIVLADLDGSIQVVNRALCDLLGYDEAYVLAHRLQDAVHPDDVEEVLQARARVIAGSTEKAVTTLRLVRADGATVWVRRVELLLHGKDGEANMVMVQVEDITVEHKAQEALTYQAFHDSLTGLHNRAWILDILEVDLRIAKREGRSVGALFVDLDNFKVVNDSLGHAAGDEVLATVAGRIVAAVRAGDRVGRFGGDEFIIVVQGVQNIQDMERYAERVSAAIATDLQVRGHRIVPTASIGIATSTSTSTPESLLRDADSALSRAKTNGRARWHFFDDTMHAQALARLNIEDQLREAITANQFVVFYQPIVALADTHVVGHEALIRWAHPTRGLLSPGEFLEIAETTGLITAIGAQVLDQVCALLAEHPDLPGPVSVNVSAVQLARPDWLTTVRDTLAAHRVDPARIVIEVTETAVLSLVGCARTALTSLRELGIGIHLDDFGTGYSSISVLRELPVTGVKLDLRFVHDLTAGNSQANALTQGVNGLVKGMHLTGIAEGIETQMQADILRDQGWECGQGYYFGKPASTPLTH
- a CDS encoding HTH domain-containing protein, which gives rise to MHGNGTGEFSPQRRAAYLAEQSARGRRSWEVLSPEQSSGRHRTIALSKYGDPDGARLAQAQTMAANGKAPQQVRAVGTYSASQSRRVVAAQFPKQARIAARRAEVTRLRANGLSVAEIAARHEVTVQTIHNDIKAMSDRD